A genomic region of Colletotrichum destructivum chromosome 1, complete sequence contains the following coding sequences:
- a CDS encoding Putative asparagine synthase, rossmann-like alpha/beta/alpha sandwich, nucleophile aminohydrolase, whose amino-acid sequence MIHDIGSSNRLRSPRITRDRVIIAKCLGHARLSIIDLSPAGLQPLHSKDGQLHAAVNGEIYDHDAIRARCAAEHGYDFSGRSDSEVVLALYRHHGAPGFLDHLRGEFAFVLHDERSGDVIAARDRFGIKPLFWTRINNDDNDDDDDDDDDDDDSALARILVASEIKAFLPMGWRPEWDVAAIASGAAMQGEGTLFKGVKKVLPGHWMRFARDGSVKQLRYWDANYGDKSVQETRTLEEMTQGVRDRLVEAVRLRLQADVPIGIYLSGGIDSSIVAGITTQLVRERGIKLGSRGAEDQITCFSISFTSDSAYNEYDIAERTAKWLDVAIVEKAMDEAELARHFADSVYHTEHHHYNLNSVGKHALSELPRLRGIPVVLTGEGADEHFAGYPFLVSDLLREPDAAFPSSPLDTDAVFRTAFLETAEAQLRTMFNIVGMFDHPALDDGNPDFWPLAGLDSFWAQLRSHPSKDVFASWVRRATASDGLDAYAAMVDALPADARQNMLTRWHALHSALYLYLKTSMANMVLTCLGDRSEMAHSIEARLPFLDHELAEYVNGLPPSVKMSYRHPEEGDDDGRATRGQGAESLFWNNMAAARDRLIDKKILRDAGRPFITDEIYHRKKHPYSAPSKWPVGGPMQSMFQDLLTKEAVDQLGFVDYDVVSSSLRSAFGADSDPVAFRKLLVVGAWVVLSQRFGIRPAGAW is encoded by the exons ATGATACATGATATTGGGTCGTCCAACAGACTACGCTCGCCGCGTATCACTCGAGACCGGGTCATAATCGCAAAAT gcctcggccacgccCGCCTCTCCATCATAGACCTTTCCCCGGCTGGCCTGCAACCGCTCCACAGCAAAGACGGCCAGctccacgccgccgtcaacggcgagatCTACGACCACGACGCCATCCGCGCCCGCTGCGCTGCCGAGCACGGCTACGACTTCTCCGGTCGTAGTGATAGCGAGGTAGTCCTCGCGCTGTACCGGCACCACGGCGCGCCCGGCTTCCTCGACCACCTGCGCGGCGAGTTCGCCTTCGTCCTGCACGACGAGCGGTCCGGGGACGTGATCGCCGCGAGGGACCGGTTCGGCATCAAGCCGCTGTTCTGGACCCGCATCAACAACGATGacaatgacgacgacgacgacgacgacgacgacgacgatgacagcgCCCTGGCCCGGATCCTCGTGGCGTCTGAGATCAAGGCGTTCTTGCCAATGGGATGGCGGCCCGAGTgggacgtcgccgccatcgccagcGGCGCAGCGATGCAGGGCGAGGGTACGCTGTTCAAGGGGGTGAAAAAGGTCTTGCCCGGGCACTGGATGCGGTTCGCGCGGGATGGGAGTGTCAAGCAGCTTCGTTATTGGGATGCCAACTACGGCGACAAA TCAGTCCAGGAGACGCGCACGCTCGAAGAGATGACGCAGGGCGTCCGCGACCGACTCGTGGAAGCCGTCCGTCTGCGCCTCCAGGCCGACGTGCCCATCGGCATCTACCTCTCGGGTGGCATCGACTCCTCCATCGTGGCCGGCATCACGACCCAGCTCGTACGGGAGAGAGGCATTAAGCTGGGGAGCCggggcgccgaggaccagATCACCTGCTTCAGCATCTCCTTCACCTCGGACTCGGCCTACAACGAGTACG ACATCGCGGAGCGCACCGCCAAGTGGCTCGATGTGGCCATCGTGGAAAAGGccatggacgaggccgaaCTTGCGCGCCACTtcgccgactcggtctaCCACACCGAGCACCATCACTACAATCTCAACAGCGTCGGGAAGCACGCCTTGTCGGAGCTGCCGCGCCTTCGGGGTATCCCCGTCGTCCTCACTGGCGAAGGTGCCGACGAACACTTCGCCGGCTACCCCTTCCTCGTCTCAGATCTCCTCCGCGAGCCCGACGCCGCATTTCCCTCGTCTCCGctcgacaccgacgccgtcttccgTACCGCATTCCTcgagaccgccgaggcccagctgCGGACCATGTTCAACATCGTCGGCATGTTCGACCAccccgccctcgacgacggcaacccGGACTTCTGGCCCCTTGCGGGCCTCGACTCCTTCTGGGCTCAGCTACGCTCGCACCCCTCCAAGGACGTCTTCGCCTCCTGGGTGCGCCGGGCGACCGCCAGCGACGGCCTAGACGCCTACGCCGCGATGGTCGACGCCCTGCCTGCCGACGCGCGCCAAAACATGCTCACGCGCTGGCACGCGCTCCACTCGGCTCTGTACCTCTACCTCAAGACCTCCATGGCCAACATGGTTCTTACATGCTTGGGCGACCGGTCCGAGATGGCACACAGCATCGAGGCGCGCCTTCCGTTCCTTGACCACGAGCTCGCCGAATACGTCAACGGGCTCCCGCCCAGTGTCAAGATGAGCTACCGCCACCCCGAAGAaggagatgacgacgggcgCGCGACGAGAGGACAAGGAGCAGAGAGCCTGTTCTGGAAcaacatggccgccgcccgagaccgTCTGATCGACAAGAAGATTTTACGGGACGCCGGACGGCCCTTCATCACGGACGAGATATACCACCGCAAGAAGCACCCTTACTCTGCCCCGTCAAAGTGGCCCGTAGGCGGGCCCATGCAATCCATGTTCCAGGATCTGCTAACTAAGGAAGCGGTCGACCAGCTGGGCTTCGTCG
- a CDS encoding Putative glucose-methanol-choline oxidoreductase, FAD/NAD(P)-binding domain superfamily: MCQHWKNVAKKKATAFYEGVSGEEDLQAVYEGMGYGIEAFENLTPLDGVFERIWPPKQVSSEAKMKQFAKDEARGHHASCTAPIGADDNPHAVLDSNFKVRGVNGLRVVDASTFPRIAGFCVVLGIYMTSERATDTIIVEAHVA; this comes from the exons ATGTGCCAGCACTGGAAGAATGTCGCAAAGAAGAAAGCGACCGC CTTCTACGAGGGCGtcagcggcgaggaggacctgcAGGCCGTATACGAGGGCATGGGATACGGCATCGAGGCGTTTGAGAACCTCACCCCGCTCGACGGTGTCTTTGAGCGCATCTGGCCGCCCAAGCAGGTCTCATCCGAGGCTAAGATGAAGCAGTtcgccaaggacgaggccAGGGGCCACCACGCCAGCTGCACCGCGCCCATCGGTGCCGACGACAATCCCCACGCCGTCTTGGACTCCAACTTCAAGGTCCgcggcgtcaacggcctGAGAGTCGTGGACGCTTCCACCTTCCCCAGGATCGCCGGATTCTGCGTTGTGCTCGGGATCTACATGACGAGCGAGAGGGCGACCGATACGATTATTGTCGAGGCACATGTCGCGTGA
- a CDS encoding Putative polyketide cyclase SnoaL, alpha/Beta hydrolase, NTF2-like domain superfamily — MATVTIQPPLSRRGHGPGLLILVEQGIDLSKHDTILDPPPAQKWAEEGYAVAQIIITPGVSDVANRVSAAIKSLRDLDSCDDKEKFGVIVHLAAASQQVADALESHPEIKAVVFFNFAQALAIPTLSHVPGTQAGALKTTTTGSAAAKSYSYPAARDFFVVPGHPHFDANAAGLAHTRTLTFLKPVLGGPYFDLEAVWEEHTLFEFGERDVDKTMATMVEQPYVNHIPTLTGGVGRGRLTNFYRDHFVFNNPDDTELQLVSRTVGIDRVIDEFIFKCTHDKVIDWLLPGVPPTGKHLSIPFTSVVNVRGDHLHHEHIAWDQATALRQLGLLPDYLPFPYQINGSNPASGKRFEFRLPVAGVEAAHKLVDESAVESNAMFEYAAREVDE, encoded by the exons ATGGCTACCGTCACCATCCAGCCGCCGCTATCGCGAAGAGGCCACGGCCCTGGTCTGCTCATCCTGGTCGAGCAGGGCATCGACCTCTCCAAGCACGACACCATCTTGGACCCCCCTCCGGCTCAGAAATGGGCCGAGGAAGGCTATGCCGTTGCCCAAATCATCATCACGCCCGGAGTTAGTGACGTCGCGAACCGCGTCTCCGCGGCCATCAAGAGCCTCCGAGACCTAGACAGTTGCGACGACAAGGAAAAGTTCGGCGTCATTG TacacctcgccgccgcttcTCAGCAAGTCGCGGATGCTCTCGAGAGCCACcccgagatcaaggccgtcgtcttcttcaacttTGCGCAAgccctcgccatccccaCCCTCTCCCACGTCCCCGGAACCCAGGCCGGGGCGctcaagacgacgacgacgggctctgccgccgccaagtcGTACTCGTAccccgccgcccgagatTTCTTTGTCGTCCCTGGACACCCCCACttcgacgccaacgccgccgggcTCGCCCACACCCGCACGCTGACGTTCCTAAAAcccgtcctcggcgggccctacttcgacctcgaggccgtctgGGAGGAGCACACCCTTTTCGAGTTCGGCGAGCGGGACGTCGACAAGACCATGGCCACCATGGTCGAGCAGCCCTAC GTCAACCATATACCCACGCTGACGGGCGGCGTAGGCCGCGGCCGTCTGACCAACTTCTACAGAGACCACTTCGTCTTCAACAATCCCGATGACACCGAGCTCCAGCTGGTCAGCCGCACCGTGGGCATCGATCGAGTCATTGACGAGTTCATCTTCAAGTGCACCCACGACAAAGTCATAGACTGGCT ACTTCCTGGTgtgccgccgacggggaaGCATCTCTCGATCCCGTTTACGAGCGTCGTGAACGTCCGGGGTGATCACCTTCACCACGAGCATATTGCCTGGGACCAGGCCACCGCGCTGCGCCAACTGGGCCTGCTGCCAGACTACCTGCCGTTCCCCTACCAGATTAACGGCAGCAACCCGGCGAGTGGTAAGAGGTTCGAGTTCAGACTGCCCGTGGCTGGCGTTGAAGCAGCCCATAAGCTGGTGGATGAGAGTGCCGTCGAGTCGAATGCCATGTTTGAGTACGCAGCGAGAGAGGTTGATGAGTAG
- a CDS encoding Putative alpha/beta hydrolase-1, producing the protein MFSKIVGLLYSALAVSAATLPTVVFTPGAWHGPQSFDLVRAGLTLKGYESEAITLPSVGAEPATVGLEEDAAVLRSTIETLADAGKEVVVVVHSYGGMVGANAVEGLGYLQRAANGQAGGIIMLMYLSAFAAPNATSLLDMLSGEYLPWMRADGDKVYADTPETIFYADVDPILRAKAIAELSWQSARVFSDPATYEPWNDGIEVMYFHCEQDQAIPLATQEAMAAQFPAGYTTFYANSSHSPFLSHPDLVVEGVELAVKVGQEKIAV; encoded by the exons ATGTTCTCCAAGATCGTCGGTCTCCTTTACTCGGCCCTTGCGGTCAGCGCGGCCACCCTGCCTACCGTGGTCTTCACCCCAGGCGCCTGGCACGGCCCGCAGTCGTTCGACCTTGTTCGCGCCGGGCTGACCCTCAAGGGCTACGAGTCCGAGGCTATCACGCTGCCCTCGGTCGGCGCGGAGCccgccaccgtcggcctcgaggaggacgccgccgtgctgCGGTCCACCATcgagaccctcgccgacgccggcaaagaggtcgtcgtcgtcgtccactcGTACGGCGGCATGGTtggcgccaacgccgtcgagggaCTAGGGTACTTGCAGCgcgccgccaacggccaggccggcggcatcatcatgCTTATGTACCTGAGCGCTTTTGCTGCGCCCAACGCGACCAGTTTGCTGGATATGCTGAGCGGAGAGTATCTGCCTTGGATGAGAGCCGAT GGCGACAAGGTCTACGCCGACACGCCGGAGACGATCTTCTatgccgacgtcgacccgATCCTCCGGGCCAAGGCGATCGCAGAGCTCAGCTGGCAGTCGGCTCGCGTCTTCTCCGACCCGGCGACATACGAGCCCTGGAACGACGGCATCGAGGTCATGTACTTTCACTGCGAGCAGGACCAGGCCATACCCCTGGCCACGCaggaggccatggccgcgCAGTTCCCCGCAGGGTACACGACCTTCTACGCCAACTCGTCGCACTCACCCTTCTTGTCTCACCCGGACCTGGTCgttgagggcgtcgagctcgccgtcaaggtcggtCAGGAGAAGATTGCTGTGTAA
- a CDS encoding Putative serine/threonine-protein kinase, active, with protein sequence MAMLAPKTAFAPPLGSGNPMMPNLSAGSVPPSRRAPSVPNQTTAYASPTESEFSESDGPDAVKNWDEDKVCEYLRSAKCGEYEKLFRKNHINGENLLELDKDVLKEMGIDKVGDRVRLFLGIKKLRTKAYANQKKRNRDSFGGLDQFTPSSGGSPRPSASATRPAPAPSMNKRYSRQYDTIPLESTSSRPNSPLPGSDAIRPLRTRYGQSPGYVSTAGQSVPQPGRLVTSHTRNNSSMDGSLMAGLPQNQDVIRVISTGGVTKVVKIADCNTCEEVMRVTLRKFALREDHERNYCFWVLAGIEPDPNQCRRLGDTELWRIIKDQKRPERNRLILRRVPAGEPGMPELERAAGIAIEEAQQNHSRALETVDKRSQMKVQKLLGERWNDELQHPLSPVSFHDRERNVYNTAKELERPASNDGPRSSGGPRRNKGLLRSFGGLRPPSELIASDLTSYFPDHPREEIDRTARLSMRRSTRLSKVNSRLSVASNLSFASSIQDAPPIPTIADSWLHAGSAPKARSGLRVAHFRDSVASSVLGTLQEESPVEPNRKSYVSFADSSDGASAAALSVTDPEGNITRRSYFDADGSTGSGSLKDLTQALNEDGEDADEELESFLAGESWSDDKWMKGAMIGQGSFGCVYLALHAVTGELLAVKQVEAPAPGANSQNDARKKSMIEALKREISLLRDLRHPNIVQYLGCSSSSEYLNIFLEYVPGGSVQTMLNSYGALPEPLVRSFVRQILTGLSYLHDREIIHRDIKGANILVDNKGTIKISDFGISKKLEATNILSGANNNKHRPSLQGSVFWMAPEVVKQTSYTRKADIWSLGCLVVEMMTGTHPYPDCSQLQAIFKIGGGKAAPTIPDHASDEAKTFLAQTFEMDHNLRPSADELMLSPFLTPIT encoded by the exons ATGGCAATGCTAGCCCCCAAAACCGCTTTCGCGCCGCCCCTGGGCTCTGGTAACCCCATGATGCCCAACCTTTCGGCCGGCTCCGTGCCGCCCTCACGACGTGCCCCTTCCGTTCCCAACCAGACAACCGCTTACGCGAGCCCGACCGAGTCCGAGTTTTCCGAGAGCGACGgccccgacgccgtcaagaacTGGGACGAAGACAAGGTCTGCGAGTACCTCAGGAGCGCCAAGTGCGGCGAGTACGAAAAGCTCTTTCGCAAGAACCATATCAATGGCGAGAATCTCCTTGAGCTCGACAAGGATGTCCTCAAGGAGATGGGCATCGACAAGGTCGGCGATCGCGTCCGATTGTTCCTCGGCATTAAGAAGTTGAGGACCAAGGCCTATGCCAACCAGAAGAAACGGAATAGA GATTCGTTTGGTGGTCTCGACCAGTTCACGCCCTCTTCCGGCGGCTCGCCCCGCCCTTCTGCCTCTGCCAcccgccccgcccccgccccttcCATGAACAAACGCTACTCGAGACAATACGACACCATACCCCTTGAGAGCACTTCTTCCCGTCCCAACTCGCCCCTCCCCGGATCCGATGCTATCCGACCCCTGCGCACGCGGTATGGCCAAAGCCCCGGCTACGTGAGTACCGCCGGGCAGTCCGTCCCCCAACCCGGCCGATTGGTAACTTCCCATACCAGGAATAACTCCAGTATGGATGGTTCACTGATGGCTGGCTTACCGCAGAATCAGGATGTCATCCGCGTCATTTCCACCGGTGGTGTCACTAAAGTTGTCAAGATCGCCGACTGCAACACGTGTGAAGAAGTCATGCGAGTCACCCTTAGAAAGTTTGCCTTGCGGGAGGATCATGAGCGGAATTACTGTTTCTGGGTCCTGGCCGGCATTGAGCCCGACCCCAATCAGTGCCGTCGCCTCGGTGATACTGAGCTCTGGCGTATCATCAAGGACCAGAAGCGCCCTGAGCGGAACCGCTTGATTCTCCGCCGCGTCCCCGCCGGCGAGCCGGGCATGCCCGAGCTCGAAAGAGCTGcgggcatcgccatcgaagAGGCTCAGCAAAACCACAGCCGCGCCCTCGAGACCGTCGACAAGAGGAGCCAGATGAAGGTCCAGAAGCTACTCGGCGAGAGATGGAACGATGAGCTTCAGCATCCGCTTTCCCCCGTTTCCTTCCACGACCGGGAGCGCAACGTCTACAACACGGCCAAGGAACTCGAGCGTCCCGCCTCCAACGACGGCCCCAGATCGAGCGGCGGGCCGCGTAGGAATAAGGGCCTTCTGCGGTCGTTCGGCGGTCTGCGCCCTCCCAGTGAGCTCATCGCCTCCGACCTCACTTCATACTTCCCCGACCACCCCAGAGAGGAGATTGACCGGACCGCGCGCTTGTCCATGAGACGATCGACTCGCTTGAGCAAGGTGAACAGCCGTCTGAGCGTGGCAAGCAACCTGAGCTTCGCGTCCAGCATCCAAGACGCTCCGCCCATTCCCACCATCGCGGACAGCTGGCTTCATGCTGGTAGCGCCCCCAAGGCTCGTTCTGGTCTACGTGTGGCCCATTTCCGTGATTCCGTCGCCTCTTCGGTACTTGGCACGTTGCAGGAGGAATCGCCCGTGGAGCCGAACCGCAAGTCGTACGTGTCGTTTGCCGACAGCTCCGACGGCGCTAGTGCGGCCGCTCTGAGCGTTACCGACCCGGAAGGCAACATCACTCGACGTAGTTATTTTGATGCCGACGGCTCCACCGGGTCGGGGTCTCTCAAGGATCTTACGCAGGCACTgaacgaggatggcgaggatgccgacgaggagctcgagagctTTCTCGCGGGAGAGTCTTGGTCCGACGACAAGTGGATGAAGGGAGCCATGATCGGCCAGGGCTCGTTTGGCTGCGTCTATTTAGCACTGCACGCCGTCACCGGTGAGCTTTTGGCGGTCAAGCAGGtcgaggcgccggcgccaggtGCCAACAGCCAGAACGATGCGCGCAAGAAGAGCATGATTGAGGCCCTTAAGCGGGAAATCAGTCTGCTTCGCGACCTCCGACACCCGAATATTGTTCAGTATCTCGGTtgcagctcgtcgtccgagtacCTCAACATTTTCCTCGAGTACGTCCCCGGTGGCTCGGTGCAAACCATGCTCAACTCATACGGTGCCCTGCCCGAGCCCCTCGTCCGCAGCTTCGTACGCCAGATCCTCACGGGTCTATCGTATCTGCACGACCGCGAAATCATCCACAGAGACATCAAGGGCGCCAACATCCTTGTCGACAACAAGGGCACCATCAAGATTTCCGATTTCGGGATTtccaagaagctcgaggccaCCAACATACTCTCGGGGgcgaacaacaacaagcaCCGCCCTTCACTACAGGGGTCCGTGTTCTGGATGGCCCCCGAAGTCGTCAAGCAGACTTCCTACACCCGCAAGGCCGACATTTGGTCGTTGGGATGCCTGGTCGTCGAGATGATGACGGGCACCCACCCTTACCCCGACTGCAGTCAGCTGCAAGCCATCTTTAAGATTGGCGGTGGCAAAGCCGCGCCCACGATCCCGGATCACGCATCCGACGAAGCAAAGACATTTCTTGCCCAGACGTTCGAGATGGACCACAACCTGCGCCCAAGTGCGGACGAGTTGATGCTCAGTCCCTTCCTGACTCCCATCACATGA